A section of the Oreochromis aureus strain Israel breed Guangdong linkage group 22, ZZ_aureus, whole genome shotgun sequence genome encodes:
- the LOC116329956 gene encoding immunoglobulin lambda-like polypeptide 5 encodes MNQSLKVLRGLNFIRYHLDTELDEARTNGRLSDEHDFFGSIGSGKPEAGELERYLSCLFTGVKLLDTRPTSVSESESRVSLQSEVFVRRLNEFVSLWFTFGGGTRLEFGCDVRPALTVLPPSSEELKQGTATITCLANKGFPSDWRLSWKVDGSSSSRWEESRSIVVQNDGLYSWSSTLRLPADQWEKVGSVTCEATQGSQAPVSEKLRKYECS; translated from the exons GTCTCAATTTCATCAGATATCACCTAGACACAGAGTTGGATGAGGCCAGAACAAACGGCAGACTATCCGATGAACATGACTTCTTTGGATCCATAGGGTCAGGAAAGCCAGAAGCAGGGGAGCTGGAGAGGTACCTGTCATGTCTATTCACTGGAG taaaaTTGTTGGATACTCGACCCACCTCTGTTTCAGAGTCAGAGAGCCGTGTCTCTCTACAgtcagaggtttttgtacggcggctcaatgagtttgtatcactgtggttCACGTTCGGTGGAGGAACCAGACTGGAATTTGGAT GTGATGTCCGTCCTGCCCTAACAGTGCTGCCGCCCTCTAGTGAGGAGCTGAAGCAGGGGACTGCAACAATCACATGTCTGGCCAACAAGGGCTTCCCCTCAGACTGGAGGCTGTCCTGGAAGgtggatggcagcagcagcagcaggtgggaGGAGAGCAGGAGCATTGTGGTGCAGAATGATGGCCtctacagctggagcagcaccctgaggctcccTGCAGACCAGTGGGAGAAGGTGGGCTCTGTGACCTGTGAGGCCACCCAGGGCTCGCAGGCTCCAGTCTCAGAGAAACTGAGGAAATACGAGTGTTCCTAG